A single genomic interval of bacterium harbors:
- a CDS encoding molybdenum cofactor biosynthesis protein MoaE produces the protein MIIQAEVSQENFDLSRLLQRFEQKETHQTGSIVIHRGKVKSPGKKVANLSSVLLKERLEGDAPRELYKIGERAGEKFHYLQQVYISHRLGNARPGDDILLVIVSAADRVSAFSAAHWIVDEIKKEEIITLKEIG, from the coding sequence ATGATCATCCAGGCAGAAGTATCCCAGGAAAACTTTGACTTATCTCGCCTTTTGCAAAGATTCGAGCAAAAGGAGACTCACCAGACAGGAAGTATCGTCATCCATCGGGGAAAAGTGAAATCGCCTGGCAAAAAGGTGGCCAATCTGTCTTCAGTGCTCCTGAAAGAGCGGCTTGAGGGAGATGCTCCACGGGAGTTATACAAAATCGGAGAGCGTGCAGGCGAAAAGTTCCATTACCTTCAGCAGGTCTACATCAGCCATAGACTGGGTAATGCCAGGCCCGGAGATGATATTCTCCTGGTCATTGTCTCGGCTGCTGACCGGGTAAGTGCTTTTTCTGCTGCTCACTGGATTGTCGATGAAATAAAAAAAGAAGAGATCATAACCTTAAAGGAGATAGGTTAA
- a CDS encoding cohesin domain-containing protein, protein MAKLKNIWWAKLSSFCCLVFFIMAIGIGFTGVQEGRTNSETNLSLSGQALYPQPVDQEVPEIYDTKVVWMQQGDDYYYKVFLSDLETGSSRQLGQSAAAEKYPAIWGNKVIWMDYRSIMDDPSVENKYAYIFKYYDMYGYDLETDEEFPICTNPEWQGYGDIQKERVVYADLRTGSPDIFLYDLRTSQEYAICLDPSWQGNPVISDNYIIWMDERSGNYDIYGLDLTTGREFPICTAADNQAYPAVSGTKVVWQDKRNGNDDIYLYDLATKQEIAICVHEGKQQVPDICGNIVVWQDDRNGNWDIYGYDLNTHKEFQITDQSGDQTFPAISGDRIIWVDSRSGHKNVYAAILPTGFAPQPDVQVRYREAVTAAGALTASVSSTIASNIDISKTAVTATPVGTSITGPSIVNYENSGCKKEISSTTGRSAEEEKFTCSYHDNLLYLFHENASYNCCIEEIAVTMSMTGNTINIYEEEKLEGSGCRCICTYDITTKIGCLEPGTYEVKFFNKKTGQLLGVIKEVVIPPIVCPISSTAPAQKCCPLPCTDPINRCCPYASAIPEQKCIVCPVPCPVAADTVPAQFCCPCRHFDNMELDTWKFTKGPVTKPFPVTQEIDYSTEAYVSPKRSIRAFLEGYLEKTSSSTATIKASSDTLIAANPLLVADATQIVVDPTIIAPIDPEKYPGKVSASREFYLCGCEDLNLKLSYRIQQVMTSRSAYRRVSVEVIARNASGQTMGQRSYVLFKNGSQSLEPNTTILIESSTQDKWNTLERSLEKDIPIKWCEVRTIQVILTAAGNFPPGSGDYLKVFWDDLTIWGQNCDSIPWCYPCPTTGTAPQIICCPLATADVSSDVLWCRPCPYAYKLPTGEVRYCCPVAATADIQLWCRPCPVADTGTAGPNAYCCPVAATTADSQALWCRPCPLATNVDDNIQAWCCPVSDATVEGVRLWCRPCPIAVQLDNSVIRWCCPVAQADVANQALWCRPCPYVVEKDGQLTRWCCPLAKEVDNQLWCRPCPNPKTTDKELNIYCCPIATSTGQDLWCKPCPLAAGVDEALRQWCCPLPTAEVNSDVLWCRPCPFVQNVDGGIINYCCPLATAEVSSDVLWCRPCPYEIKMADGTIKRCCPLATAEVSANVLRCYPCPIVAGTSPSLICKPCPYAYKLPTGEVRYCCPVAATADIQLWCRPCPVADTGTAGPNAYCCPVAATTADSQALWCRPCPLATNVDDNIQAWCCPVSDATVEGVRLWCRPCPIAVQLDNSVIRWCCPVAQADVANQALWCRPCPYVVEKDGQLTRWCCPLAKEVDNQLWCRPCPNPKTTDKELNIYCCPIATSTGQDLWCKPCPLAAGVDEALRQWCCPLPTAEVNSDVLWCRPCPFVQNVDGGIINYCCPLATAEVSSDVLWCRPCPYEIKMADGTIKRCCPLATAEVSANVLRCYPCPIVAGTSPALICKPCPVPVTPLPDNCIIAKVREIQHHVSTGRSDLKIVDESGNIREISVPLTQAEDIEAGDQVKVCFEMDASGRIISITIEKYDAQAQVIPPAQICYPCPLATAEVSADVLWCKPCPYAYKLPTGEVRYCCPVAATADIQLWCRPCPVADTGTAGPNAYCCPVATATVTNQALWCRPCPLATNVDNSIQVWCCPVPDVSVEGVRLWCRPCPIAAKLDNSVIRWCCPLAQADVADQALWCRPCPYVVEKDGLLTRWCCPIAKEVDNQLWCRPCPYPKTADKELNIYCCPIATSTGQDLWCKPCPLAAGVDETLRQWCCPLPAAEVSSDILWCRPCPFAQNVDGSIINYCCPLATAEVSSDVLWCRPCPASSTQPAQICCPISTAQAAGSVLWCHPLVTGCTEESSGALDIEGAQGIAGGEVKIPVRIQKAPTSVSALGFEVVYRPDILQYIGYEPGDLVTSFRLFQVNSIGTDRLIVGGASDKAIPKGTSGRLVWLKFKVIGDLEDGCYPLDLEKPIDDLVQFSKTGGCICLKDTVPPEIDCPADRVIAQITSAGTPADDPEIVAFLSEAKAWDAVDGKVEVTCHVPSGVNEEGIKSALPQILPPGKTTVIFTASDKAGNTISCTATITIQPIVCEEDDSGKLDIEGTQGRVDEEVKIPVRIQKAPGAVSSLGFEVSYKPSVLEYLGFEPGNLVTSFPSFSVNSIGSGRLIAGGYSTQGIPKEASGTVVILKFKVRGGMEGGCYPLRLEELTDDLAKFSATPGCFCIYSCDGDLNGDGSITPKDALIAFQCYLAAGPCSDCADVDGNGSVTPADALCLFKKYLGQPSCLDNQ, encoded by the coding sequence ATGGCTAAGTTAAAAAACATCTGGTGGGCCAAGTTGTCGAGCTTCTGTTGCCTCGTGTTCTTCATCATGGCCATTGGCATAGGGTTTACGGGAGTTCAGGAAGGCAGGACAAATTCGGAGACGAATCTGTCTCTGAGCGGGCAGGCGCTGTATCCTCAGCCCGTGGATCAGGAAGTTCCGGAAATCTACGATACGAAAGTCGTCTGGATGCAGCAGGGAGACGATTATTACTACAAGGTATTCCTGAGTGACCTTGAGACCGGCAGCAGCAGGCAACTCGGTCAAAGCGCGGCTGCGGAAAAGTATCCGGCCATCTGGGGAAACAAGGTTATCTGGATGGATTACCGGAGCATCATGGATGATCCGTCTGTCGAGAATAAATATGCATACATCTTCAAATACTACGACATGTACGGATATGACCTGGAGACAGATGAGGAGTTTCCCATCTGCACGAATCCGGAATGGCAGGGGTACGGAGATATTCAGAAAGAGCGCGTCGTGTATGCGGACCTGCGGACCGGCAGCCCGGACATCTTTCTCTATGACCTGCGAACCAGCCAGGAATATGCTATTTGCCTCGATCCTTCCTGGCAGGGGAATCCGGTCATTTCCGACAATTACATCATCTGGATGGACGAGCGGTCGGGCAATTATGACATCTATGGCCTTGACCTGACGACCGGCCGGGAGTTCCCCATCTGTACGGCGGCTGATAATCAGGCTTACCCGGCTGTCAGTGGAACAAAGGTTGTCTGGCAGGACAAAAGAAACGGCAACGACGATATTTACCTGTACGATCTGGCCACAAAGCAGGAAATCGCCATCTGCGTCCACGAAGGGAAGCAGCAGGTTCCGGATATCTGCGGCAATATCGTTGTCTGGCAGGATGACCGAAACGGAAACTGGGATATCTATGGTTACGATCTGAATACCCATAAGGAATTTCAAATTACCGACCAGAGCGGAGATCAGACTTTCCCGGCTATTTCCGGGGACAGGATTATCTGGGTCGATTCCAGAAGCGGTCATAAAAATGTCTATGCCGCTATCCTGCCGACCGGATTTGCTCCGCAACCCGATGTCCAGGTCCGCTACCGGGAGGCTGTCACTGCCGCTGGCGCGCTTACTGCTTCTGTCTCTTCGACTATAGCTTCGAATATCGATATATCGAAAACCGCTGTAACTGCAACTCCTGTTGGGACATCCATAACCGGCCCTTCAATCGTGAATTATGAAAACAGCGGCTGCAAAAAAGAGATTTCCTCCACTACGGGACGATCTGCGGAAGAGGAGAAATTTACCTGCAGTTATCATGACAATCTCCTTTACCTGTTCCATGAGAACGCCTCGTACAACTGCTGCATTGAGGAAATCGCCGTCACCATGAGTATGACGGGAAATACCATCAATATCTATGAAGAGGAAAAGTTAGAAGGCAGTGGATGCAGATGTATCTGCACGTATGATATCACTACAAAAATCGGATGCCTGGAGCCCGGCACGTATGAAGTGAAATTCTTCAATAAGAAAACCGGGCAATTGCTCGGCGTGATTAAAGAGGTGGTTATCCCGCCTATTGTTTGCCCGATTTCCAGCACTGCTCCAGCGCAAAAATGCTGCCCGCTTCCCTGCACCGATCCCATAAACAGGTGCTGCCCCTATGCTTCTGCCATTCCGGAGCAAAAGTGCATAGTGTGCCCGGTGCCCTGCCCGGTTGCTGCCGATACAGTGCCAGCCCAATTCTGCTGTCCATGCAGGCACTTCGATAACATGGAACTGGACACCTGGAAGTTCACCAAGGGACCAGTAACCAAGCCGTTTCCGGTGACCCAGGAAATTGATTATTCAACGGAAGCATATGTCTCGCCCAAACGGTCAATCCGGGCTTTTCTGGAAGGTTATCTGGAAAAGACCAGCAGCAGTACCGCTACTATCAAGGCTTCAAGTGATACTCTGATAGCTGCGAATCCTCTGCTCGTGGCGGATGCCACTCAGATAGTCGTGGATCCCACCATAATAGCGCCAATCGACCCGGAAAAATATCCAGGCAAGGTCAGCGCTTCCCGTGAATTTTATCTCTGCGGATGCGAAGACCTCAACCTTAAGCTTTCCTATCGCATTCAACAGGTTATGACTTCCCGCAGCGCCTATCGCAGAGTGAGTGTGGAAGTTATTGCCCGTAACGCCTCCGGACAGACCATGGGCCAGCGCTCCTATGTTTTGTTCAAGAACGGTTCCCAGTCTTTGGAACCGAACACCACGATTCTCATAGAATCCTCCACTCAGGACAAATGGAATACCCTGGAGAGAAGTCTTGAAAAGGACATTCCCATCAAGTGGTGCGAGGTCAGAACCATCCAGGTGATATTGACCGCAGCGGGGAATTTCCCGCCAGGATCGGGCGACTACCTGAAAGTATTCTGGGATGATCTAACCATCTGGGGCCAAAACTGCGATTCTATCCCCTGGTGCTATCCCTGTCCGACGACCGGAACTGCCCCGCAAATAATCTGCTGCCCGCTGGCTACAGCCGATGTAAGCTCGGATGTTCTGTGGTGCAGGCCCTGCCCCTATGCGTACAAGCTGCCAACCGGCGAGGTCAGGTACTGCTGTCCGGTGGCTGCCACCGCCGATATTCAGCTCTGGTGCAGGCCCTGTCCTGTGGCTGATACCGGAACGGCAGGCCCCAATGCCTACTGCTGCCCGGTGGCTGCAACTACGGCGGACAGTCAGGCACTGTGGTGCAGGCCCTGTCCTCTGGCCACGAATGTTGATGACAATATCCAGGCATGGTGCTGCCCGGTGTCGGATGCGACCGTGGAAGGAGTGCGCCTGTGGTGCAGACCCTGCCCCATAGCTGTCCAGCTCGATAACTCTGTCATACGCTGGTGCTGCCCGGTGGCCCAGGCTGATGTGGCCAATCAGGCCCTGTGGTGCAGACCCTGCCCCTATGTGGTGGAAAAGGATGGCCAGCTCACCCGCTGGTGCTGTCCACTGGCCAAAGAGGTCGATAACCAGCTCTGGTGCAGGCCCTGTCCCAATCCCAAAACCACGGATAAGGAGCTGAACATTTACTGCTGTCCCATTGCCACCAGTACCGGCCAGGATCTGTGGTGCAAACCCTGTCCTCTGGCCGCTGGCGTGGATGAGGCTCTCAGGCAGTGGTGCTGCCCGCTGCCAACCGCAGAGGTCAACTCCGATGTTCTCTGGTGCCGCCCCTGCCCGTTTGTTCAAAATGTCGATGGCGGCATTATCAACTACTGCTGCCCGCTGGCAACAGCCGAAGTAAGCTCGGATGTTCTGTGGTGCAGACCCTGTCCCTATGAGATCAAGATGGCCGATGGAACCATAAAACGCTGCTGCCCGCTGGCTACAGCCGAGGTGAGCGCAAATGTCCTCCGCTGCTATCCCTGCCCGATAGTTGCCGGTACATCGCCCAGTCTGATCTGCAAGCCCTGCCCCTATGCGTACAAGCTGCCAACCGGCGAGGTCAGGTACTGCTGTCCGGTGGCTGCCACCGCCGATATTCAGCTCTGGTGCAGGCCCTGTCCTGTGGCTGATACCGGAACGGCAGGCCCCAATGCCTACTGCTGCCCGGTGGCTGCAACTACGGCGGACAGTCAGGCACTGTGGTGCAGGCCCTGTCCTCTGGCCACGAATGTTGATGACAATATCCAGGCATGGTGCTGCCCGGTGTCGGATGCGACCGTGGAAGGAGTGCGCCTGTGGTGCAGACCCTGCCCCATAGCTGTCCAGCTCGATAACTCTGTCATACGCTGGTGCTGCCCGGTGGCCCAGGCTGATGTGGCCAATCAGGCCCTGTGGTGCAGACCCTGCCCCTATGTGGTGGAAAAGGATGGCCAGCTCACCCGCTGGTGCTGTCCACTGGCCAAAGAGGTCGATAACCAGCTCTGGTGCAGGCCCTGTCCCAATCCCAAAACCACGGATAAGGAGCTGAACATTTACTGCTGTCCCATTGCCACCAGTACCGGCCAGGATCTGTGGTGCAAACCCTGTCCTCTGGCCGCTGGCGTGGATGAGGCTCTCAGGCAGTGGTGCTGCCCGCTGCCAACCGCAGAGGTCAACTCCGATGTTCTCTGGTGCCGCCCCTGCCCGTTTGTTCAAAATGTCGATGGCGGCATTATCAACTACTGCTGCCCGCTGGCAACAGCCGAAGTAAGCTCGGATGTTCTGTGGTGCAGACCCTGTCCCTATGAGATCAAGATGGCCGATGGAACCATAAAACGCTGCTGCCCGCTGGCTACAGCCGAGGTGAGCGCAAATGTCCTCCGCTGCTATCCCTGCCCGATAGTTGCCGGTACATCGCCTGCTCTGATCTGCAAACCCTGTCCGGTGCCGGTAACACCGCTGCCTGACAATTGCATAATCGCCAAGGTAAGGGAAATCCAGCACCATGTCTCAACAGGCCGCTCTGATCTGAAGATAGTTGATGAGTCGGGAAATATCCGTGAGATTTCGGTACCTTTGACCCAGGCTGAAGATATCGAGGCCGGCGATCAGGTCAAGGTTTGTTTCGAGATGGATGCAAGTGGCCGGATTATCTCAATCACTATTGAAAAGTATGATGCTCAGGCTCAAGTGATTCCTCCGGCTCAAATTTGTTATCCCTGCCCCCTGGCCACAGCCGAGGTGAGCGCGGATGTTCTGTGGTGCAAGCCCTGCCCCTATGCGTACAAGCTGCCAACCGGCGAGGTCAGGTACTGCTGTCCGGTGGCTGCCACCGCCGATATTCAGCTCTGGTGCAGGCCCTGTCCTGTGGCTGATACTGGAACGGCAGGCCCCAATGCCTACTGCTGCCCGGTGGCTACAGCCACAGTAACTAACCAGGCACTGTGGTGCAGACCCTGTCCTCTGGCCACGAATGTTGATAACAGTATCCAGGTGTGGTGCTGTCCGGTGCCCGATGTTTCCGTGGAAGGAGTGCGCCTGTGGTGCAGACCCTGTCCCATAGCTGCCAAGCTGGATAACAGTGTCATTCGCTGGTGCTGTCCGCTGGCCCAGGCTGATGTGGCCGATCAGGCCCTGTGGTGCAGACCCTGCCCCTATGTGGTGGAAAAAGACGGCCTGCTCACCCGCTGGTGCTGTCCGATAGCCAAAGAGGTCGATAACCAGCTCTGGTGCAGGCCCTGTCCTTATCCCAAAACTGCTGACAAGGAGCTGAATATTTACTGCTGTCCCATTGCCACCAGTACCGGCCAGGATCTGTGGTGCAAACCCTGTCCTCTGGCTGCCGGTGTGGATGAGACTCTCAGGCAGTGGTGCTGCCCCCTGCCAGCCGCAGAGGTCAGCTCCGATATTCTCTGGTGCCGCCCCTGTCCGTTTGCCCAAAATGTCGATGGCAGCATTATCAACTACTGCTGCCCGCTGGCAACAGCCGAAGTAAGCTCGGATGTCCTGTGGTGCAGACCCTGTCCGGCAAGCAGTACTCAACCCGCCCAGATCTGCTGCCCCATCTCCACTGCCCAGGCCGCTGGAAGCGTTTTGTGGTGCCATCCGCTAGTAACTGGATGTACAGAGGAAAGTAGCGGAGCGCTGGATATCGAAGGAGCCCAGGGGATAGCGGGAGGTGAGGTTAAAATCCCGGTACGGATTCAAAAGGCGCCCACCAGTGTCTCTGCCCTTGGCTTTGAAGTAGTCTACAGGCCGGATATTTTGCAGTACATTGGATATGAACCAGGCGATCTGGTAACTTCTTTCCGCTTGTTTCAGGTCAATTCCATTGGCACTGATAGACTCATCGTCGGAGGAGCTTCTGATAAAGCAATCCCCAAGGGAACAAGCGGCAGGCTCGTATGGCTGAAATTCAAGGTTATCGGTGATCTGGAAGACGGCTGCTATCCTTTAGACCTGGAAAAACCGATCGATGATCTGGTTCAATTTTCCAAAACCGGAGGATGTATCTGCCTGAAGGACACTGTTCCACCTGAAATCGACTGCCCGGCAGACAGGGTCATTGCCCAGATAACCAGTGCAGGTACGCCTGCTGACGATCCCGAAATAGTTGCCTTCCTGTCCGAGGCTAAAGCCTGGGATGCGGTAGATGGCAAGGTTGAGGTTACCTGCCATGTCCCCTCCGGTGTCAACGAGGAAGGGATAAAATCCGCGCTTCCGCAAATCCTGCCGCCTGGCAAGACCACGGTCATCTTTACTGCCAGTGATAAGGCCGGTAACACCATCTCCTGCACAGCTACGATCACCATTCAACCGATCGTGTGCGAGGAAGATGATTCCGGAAAACTGGACATCGAAGGGACCCAAGGCAGGGTGGACGAAGAAGTCAAGATACCGGTAAGGATTCAAAAAGCGCCCGGTGCAGTCTCTTCCCTTGGCTTTGAGGTAAGCTACAAGCCATCTGTCCTGGAGTACCTGGGGTTTGAACCAGGGAACCTGGTAACCTCTTTCCCGAGCTTTTCGGTCAATTCCATTGGCTCCGGCAGACTGATCGCAGGAGGATACTCCACCCAGGGTATCCCGAAGGAAGCAAGCGGTACTGTGGTCATCCTGAAGTTCAAGGTCAGGGGTGGCATGGAAGGTGGATGTTATCCCCTGAGGCTGGAAGAATTGACGGACGATCTGGCAAAGTTTTCCGCCACTCCAGGCTGCTTCTGCATCTATAGCTGCGATGGCGATCTTAACGGAGATGGCAGCATTACGCCAAAAGACGCTCTGATCGCCTTCCAGTGTTATCTTGCCGCAGGACCGTGCAGCGATTGTGCCGATGTCGATGGGAATGGCAGCGTTACTCCGGCTGACGCTCTGTGCCTGTTTAAAAAGTATCTGGGACAGCCTTCCTGCCTGGATAACCAGTAA
- a CDS encoding sigma 54-interacting transcriptional regulator, producing MAVNEPETIYQRLANLKFRLEQVTRSWTVDDYEALLKFYVAILPKVMDAERCTIFMADAEIGKIWSMFGTGLEGIKIEPPKDESVVGRAVSTGQCIVEHDLDKRQGFHTETDARTGFVTHSLVCAPIRSLTGRGVAGAIEVLNKAEGRQFTRQDVERLQEIANFLSASIEGILLSREILRISSQLNCEVEQFEKNYFRDVLFIVESPVMRNIIDEVRMISKTPVNVFIHGEHGTGKELIARMIHEGSDRRDKPFVAVNCASILESLMESEFFGYEKGAFTGAVASRKGRFEEADGGTLFLDEVADMPLAIQPKFLRAIQEGEGCRLGSNRLMRYNLRIISSTNKDLRQEVASGRFREDLFFRLFSVEIHIPPLRERREDIVTMALAFLDRVSQRFKKRVAGFSPEVLSLFEEYSWPGNVRQLLREVEHLVALTPEGERITIDKCSRELQNFGHSLHEKETAGYSLPDQVRALEIRLIRKALQEARGNKNKASALLGITRQGLHKKIKRYCLDEEP from the coding sequence GTGGCGGTAAATGAGCCTGAAACGATTTACCAGCGACTTGCCAACCTTAAGTTTCGGCTGGAGCAGGTTACCCGATCCTGGACAGTTGATGATTATGAAGCCCTGTTGAAGTTTTACGTGGCCATTCTGCCGAAGGTTATGGATGCCGAACGCTGCACCATTTTCATGGCTGACGCTGAGATAGGCAAGATCTGGTCGATGTTCGGCACCGGGCTGGAAGGAATAAAAATCGAGCCGCCGAAAGATGAAAGCGTTGTCGGCAGGGCTGTCTCGACCGGCCAGTGTATTGTCGAGCATGACCTGGACAAGCGGCAGGGATTTCATACCGAAACTGATGCCAGGACCGGCTTTGTCACTCACAGTCTGGTCTGCGCCCCCATCAGGAGTCTGACCGGACGTGGTGTGGCCGGTGCCATCGAAGTGCTGAACAAGGCAGAGGGGCGGCAGTTTACCCGGCAGGATGTGGAGCGGTTGCAGGAAATCGCCAATTTCCTTTCAGCTTCCATCGAGGGCATACTCCTGAGCCGGGAGATCCTGCGGATATCAAGCCAGTTGAACTGCGAGGTCGAGCAATTTGAAAAAAATTATTTCCGGGATGTCCTCTTTATTGTCGAAAGCCCGGTCATGAGGAATATCATCGACGAAGTGCGGATGATCAGCAAGACCCCGGTCAATGTATTTATTCATGGAGAGCACGGGACAGGCAAAGAGCTGATTGCCCGTATGATCCATGAAGGAAGTGACCGGCGCGATAAGCCCTTTGTGGCTGTCAACTGCGCTTCGATCCTTGAAAGCCTGATGGAAAGCGAGTTCTTCGGCTATGAAAAGGGGGCTTTCACCGGCGCTGTGGCGAGCCGCAAAGGCCGGTTTGAAGAGGCTGACGGCGGCACGTTATTTCTGGATGAGGTGGCCGATATGCCCCTGGCCATCCAGCCGAAGTTTCTCCGGGCCATTCAGGAAGGGGAAGGCTGCCGGCTGGGAAGCAACAGGCTGATGCGCTATAATCTGCGCATCATCAGCTCCACCAACAAGGATCTTCGGCAGGAGGTGGCGAGCGGGCGTTTCCGTGAGGATCTGTTCTTCCGGCTGTTTTCGGTCGAGATTCATATTCCGCCCCTGAGAGAACGCCGGGAGGATATCGTTACCATGGCCCTGGCTTTTCTGGACAGGGTAAGCCAGCGCTTTAAAAAAAGGGTGGCCGGGTTCTCTCCGGAAGTGTTGAGCTTATTCGAGGAGTATTCATGGCCGGGAAATGTTCGTCAATTACTTCGGGAGGTGGAACATCTGGTTGCCTTGACCCCTGAAGGGGAGCGGATTACCATTGACAAGTGCTCGCGGGAGCTGCAAAATTTCGGCCATTCTCTGCACGAGAAAGAGACCGCCGGTTATTCGCTTCCTGACCAGGTAAGAGCCCTGGAAATCAGACTCATCAGGAAAGCGCTCCAGGAAGCCCGGGGGAATAAGAATAAGGCCTCCGCCTTACTGGGGATTACCAGGCAGGGCCTGCATAAGAAAATCAAGCGGTACTGCCTTGACGAGGAGCCGTGA
- a CDS encoding cytochrome c3 family protein: MQSRYRRITLQWTVGIVGALVTIFFSFQTVCALNGPHAWCVPDDPCGACHLPHHAADDLLWARTPGGEFTGTKRLCGTCHGTHLFGARDYIFIEEGNDHPMGANASLQGPAVTRKDWAEFPLRIKEGGDGFYCGSCHNPHTDPFEGGDYLRESSPGTIQNTSQKHYEFCIQCHAPLIQGNARGHGTRDGCFDCHTPHYSPNRGKKIIRTESTVLFKAVPNVPGFSDPAAESYAASCYGCHRAQGGGDGSFMAPFNGDDCQIRYEHHPMGTGADATLDGHQKTAAGPLSPEGELYCKSCHDPHKGTNGKYLNPQVITSYDPAHPGAFCVACHSDKAVSDLEPTSGRGHNQVGRSTGQQSQNENECLFCHSIHQSADEPAAVCQTDSDIATEVNSSVSTDVIMRIVPVNLQWADKFQDQDTRDYEDACYGCHARSEIVGSKDADNDKNSLLFDNVDERYFSHRFNVVPSKVINTLDPFEDGKPVVSDGREKKCQNDYGIEKDKIWCGSCHNVHRQDSPPVHYSQEFTIRRTAYLRRSNVTEDFSGSALCIACHTSKPISAETESSHPVNRPLKQKAVQFGAHFQGYVTAGFSGGIGGQTSNDTLDGDIICQSCHSVHTAVTRHDGISRAGKVNAGKLLIIDNAIGGRFMNQPEYQYGSGLCFNCHYGMN; the protein is encoded by the coding sequence TTGCAAAGTAGGTATCGGAGAATCACTCTCCAGTGGACTGTAGGCATTGTTGGTGCTCTGGTGACGATATTTTTCAGCTTTCAAACCGTCTGCGCTCTCAACGGACCCCATGCCTGGTGCGTACCCGATGACCCCTGCGGGGCCTGTCATCTTCCTCACCATGCTGCCGATGACCTTCTCTGGGCGCGTACTCCGGGAGGAGAATTTACCGGAACCAAGCGGCTGTGCGGTACCTGTCACGGAACTCATCTCTTTGGGGCCAGGGATTACATTTTTATTGAGGAAGGAAATGATCATCCCATGGGAGCCAATGCTTCCCTTCAAGGGCCGGCAGTGACCCGGAAAGACTGGGCCGAATTCCCTCTGCGGATAAAGGAGGGGGGGGATGGGTTCTATTGCGGGAGCTGTCATAATCCTCACACCGATCCATTCGAGGGCGGCGATTACCTGCGGGAGTCCTCCCCGGGCACGATTCAGAATACCTCACAGAAACATTATGAATTCTGCATTCAATGCCATGCCCCCCTCATCCAGGGCAATGCTCGTGGACACGGAACCAGAGACGGCTGCTTTGACTGCCACACTCCGCATTATTCTCCCAATCGCGGAAAAAAAATTATCAGGACCGAAAGCACCGTTCTCTTCAAGGCAGTGCCCAACGTACCCGGTTTTTCCGATCCGGCGGCTGAATCGTATGCAGCCAGTTGCTATGGCTGCCATCGGGCACAGGGCGGGGGCGATGGATCATTCATGGCCCCGTTCAATGGAGACGATTGTCAGATCAGATACGAACATCACCCTATGGGCACAGGCGCGGACGCTACACTCGATGGGCATCAGAAGACCGCGGCAGGCCCCCTCTCGCCGGAAGGAGAACTTTACTGCAAATCCTGCCATGATCCTCACAAGGGTACCAATGGAAAATACCTGAATCCCCAGGTCATCACCAGCTACGATCCGGCTCATCCCGGAGCCTTCTGTGTCGCCTGCCATTCTGATAAAGCGGTCAGTGATCTTGAGCCCACTTCAGGACGGGGGCATAATCAGGTCGGGCGTTCAACCGGCCAGCAGTCCCAGAATGAAAATGAGTGCCTTTTCTGCCACTCCATTCATCAATCAGCGGATGAACCAGCGGCTGTTTGCCAGACTGATAGCGATATCGCAACCGAAGTGAATTCCTCAGTTTCGACCGATGTAATCATGCGGATTGTGCCGGTAAACCTGCAATGGGCTGATAAATTCCAGGACCAGGATACCCGTGATTATGAGGATGCCTGCTATGGCTGCCATGCGCGGTCTGAAATCGTTGGGTCAAAAGATGCTGATAACGATAAAAATTCCCTCCTCTTTGACAATGTGGACGAGCGGTACTTTTCACACCGGTTTAATGTCGTGCCGAGCAAAGTCATCAATACCCTGGATCCCTTTGAGGATGGGAAACCGGTTGTTTCCGATGGCAGAGAGAAGAAGTGCCAAAATGACTACGGGATCGAGAAGGATAAAATCTGGTGTGGAAGCTGTCACAATGTCCATAGGCAGGATTCCCCGCCTGTCCACTACTCGCAGGAATTTACCATCCGGCGCACAGCGTACCTTCGCAGGTCGAATGTGACCGAGGACTTTTCCGGCTCTGCACTGTGCATTGCCTGTCACACCAGTAAGCCGATATCTGCCGAGACCGAATCCTCCCATCCGGTCAACAGGCCGCTGAAACAGAAAGCGGTTCAATTCGGTGCTCATTTTCAGGGTTATGTCACCGCCGGTTTCAGTGGAGGGATTGGAGGACAGACCTCAAACGACACGCTGGATGGAGATATCATCTGCCAGTCCTGCCACAGTGTCCATACAGCCGTGACCAGGCATGACGGGATCAGCCGGGCTGGAAAAGTGAATGCCGGAAAACTCCTGATCATTGATAATGCCATCGGCGGCAGGTTCATGAATCAGCCCGAGTACCAGTATGGCAGTGGATTATGCTTTAATTGCCATTATGGGATGAATTAA